Proteins encoded in a region of the Mycolicibacterium neoaurum genome:
- a CDS encoding DUF5319 domain-containing protein gives MRDDLPPGLPPDPFADDPSDPSAALDAIEPGLPLDPQERSAVEADLADLAVYEALLAHKGIRGLVVCCDDCQQDHYHDWDMLRANLLQLLVDGTVRPHEPAYDPEPDAYVTWDYCRGYADASLNEATTEPDGFR, from the coding sequence GTGCGTGATGACCTCCCGCCGGGCCTGCCACCTGACCCGTTCGCCGATGACCCGTCCGATCCCTCGGCGGCTCTTGATGCGATCGAGCCCGGTCTTCCACTCGACCCGCAGGAGCGCAGCGCCGTAGAAGCCGATCTCGCCGATCTGGCGGTCTACGAAGCACTGTTGGCGCACAAGGGTATTCGCGGCCTGGTGGTCTGCTGTGACGATTGCCAGCAGGATCACTATCACGATTGGGACATGCTGCGCGCCAACCTGCTGCAGCTGTTGGTCGACGGCACCGTCCGCCCGCACGAGCCCGCCTACGATCCCGAGCCGGACGCCTACGTCACCTGGGACTACTGCCGCGGTTACGCCGACGCCTCGCTGAACGAGGCGACGACGGAGCCCGACGGCTTCCGCTGA
- a CDS encoding GuaB3 family IMP dehydrogenase-related protein, producing MRDMVEIGMGRTARRTYELDDINIVPSRRTRSSKDVSTAWQLDAYRFEIPVVAHPTDALVSVEFAIEMGKLGGLGVLNGEGLIGRHADVEAKIAQVTDVAAGASDESAAIRLLQELHAAPLDPELLGAAVARIRESGVTTAVRVSPQNAAALTPSLVAAGLDLLVIQGTIISAERVAKDHDGAGEPLNLKTFISELDVPVVAGGVLDHRTALHLMRTGAAGVIVGYGSTSGVTTSDEVLGISVPMATAIADAAAARREYLDETGGRYVHVLADGDIHTSGDLAKAIACGADAVVLGTPLAVAEEAQGGGWFWPSAAAHPSLPRGALLQVGLGERPSLSKVLTGPSDDPFGSLNLVGGLRRSMAKAGYCDLKEFQKVGLTVDA from the coding sequence ATGCGTGACATGGTTGAAATCGGCATGGGCAGAACCGCCCGCCGCACCTATGAACTCGACGACATCAACATCGTCCCGTCCCGGCGCACCCGGTCCTCCAAGGATGTCTCGACGGCCTGGCAGCTCGACGCCTACCGGTTCGAGATCCCCGTCGTCGCACATCCGACCGACGCGTTGGTGTCGGTCGAGTTCGCCATCGAGATGGGCAAGCTGGGCGGTCTCGGCGTGCTCAACGGTGAGGGCCTCATCGGTCGGCACGCCGACGTCGAGGCCAAGATCGCCCAGGTCACCGATGTTGCGGCCGGCGCATCCGATGAATCCGCCGCGATCCGTCTGCTCCAAGAACTGCACGCCGCACCGTTGGACCCCGAGTTGTTGGGCGCCGCGGTCGCGCGCATCCGGGAGTCCGGGGTGACCACCGCCGTGCGGGTCAGTCCGCAGAACGCTGCCGCGCTGACGCCCTCGCTGGTGGCCGCCGGTCTGGATCTGCTCGTCATCCAGGGCACCATCATCTCGGCCGAGCGCGTCGCCAAGGATCACGACGGAGCCGGCGAACCGCTCAACCTCAAGACCTTCATTTCCGAACTCGACGTCCCCGTGGTGGCCGGTGGCGTGCTCGATCACCGCACCGCCCTGCACCTGATGCGCACCGGAGCTGCCGGCGTTATCGTCGGGTACGGGTCGACCTCGGGGGTCACCACCTCAGATGAGGTGCTCGGCATCAGTGTGCCGATGGCGACCGCGATCGCGGATGCCGCGGCCGCCCGGCGCGAGTATCTCGACGAGACCGGCGGCCGCTATGTGCACGTGCTGGCCGACGGCGATATCCACACTTCCGGTGACCTGGCGAAGGCGATCGCCTGTGGCGCCGACGCGGTGGTGCTGGGCACCCCGTTGGCGGTCGCCGAGGAGGCCCAGGGCGGTGGCTGGTTCTGGCCGTCGGCTGCGGCCCATCCGTCCTTGCCGCGCGGAGCACTCCTGCAGGTCGGGCTGGGGGAACGTCCGTCACTGTCGAAGGTGCTCACCGGCCCGTCGGATGATCCGTTCGGCTCGCTCAATCTCGTCGGCGGCCTGCGCCGTTCGATGGCCAAGGCGGGCTACTGCGACCTCAAGGAATTCCAGAAGGTCGGCCTGACCGTCGACGCATAG
- the upp gene encoding uracil phosphoribosyltransferase — MTLPSQVHVIDHPLVTHKLNTLRQKDVSTNSFRRLVSEVSALMAYEVLRDIPLHPEQIETPLETMTASVIDGKKLVFVSILRAGGGILDGMLSLVPSARVGHIGLYRDPKTHVAVEYYFKVPDDLRERDVVVVDPMLATGHTAIAAIDRLKEHSPRSVKFVCLLTCPEGLAALHGAHPDIPVYTAAIDRQLDEHGYIVPGLGDAGDRLFGT; from the coding sequence ATGACCCTGCCCTCCCAGGTGCATGTGATCGACCACCCGCTGGTCACCCACAAGCTGAACACGCTGCGCCAGAAGGACGTCTCCACCAACAGTTTCCGGCGGCTGGTCAGTGAGGTGTCGGCGCTGATGGCCTACGAGGTGTTGCGTGACATCCCGCTACACCCCGAGCAGATCGAGACGCCGCTGGAGACCATGACCGCGAGCGTGATCGACGGCAAGAAGCTGGTGTTCGTCTCCATCCTGCGGGCCGGCGGCGGAATCCTGGACGGCATGCTGAGCCTCGTGCCGAGCGCCCGGGTCGGCCATATCGGCCTCTACCGTGACCCGAAGACCCACGTCGCCGTCGAGTATTACTTCAAGGTCCCCGACGACCTGCGCGAACGCGATGTCGTCGTGGTCGATCCGATGCTGGCCACCGGTCACACCGCAATCGCCGCGATCGACCGGCTCAAGGAGCACAGCCCGCGTTCGGTCAAGTTCGTGTGCCTGCTCACCTGCCCGGAAGGGCTGGCCGCGCTGCACGGAGCGCACCCGGACATCCCGGTCTACACCGCGGCCATCGACCGTCAACTCGACGAACACGGCTATATCGTTCCGGGCCTGGGCGATGCCGGGGACCGGCTGTTCGGGACCTGA
- a CDS encoding URC4/urg3 family protein: MNPAQTLRSTAEIRARAGHLLARARAGHSAWFTVHDEALPGAAAEVVDLTLRRFPDLDIPFHSRWRHFEAGGVRRTLDVDGLDAAGRARAMIDLAVVSVLLDAGAGPDWRYREDGREFGRSEGLGVASWHAFTAGVFSSDPARPLQADAAGLIGLDADALATAMQVGPTNPLVGFDGRVDVLRRLGAALADQPGAFGEPGRPGGLYDLLITDAAAPTIAAHDILTILLATLSRIWPADNTIDGEPLGDCWRHSAVPGPEATAGWMPFHKLSQWLAYSLLEPFEWSGVEVTGIDALTGLPEYRNGGLLLDTGVLMLRDPDWASQTWTPADELVVEWRALTVALLDEVADLVRARLGLGADRLPLACVLEGGTWAAGRELAQRLRGGLPPLTVSSDGTVF; encoded by the coding sequence GTGAATCCGGCGCAGACCTTGCGCAGCACCGCCGAGATCCGCGCCAGGGCCGGGCATCTGCTGGCTCGCGCCCGCGCCGGCCACTCAGCGTGGTTCACCGTGCACGACGAGGCGCTGCCGGGTGCGGCCGCCGAGGTCGTCGATCTGACGCTGCGCCGCTTCCCTGATCTGGACATCCCGTTCCACAGTCGGTGGCGGCACTTCGAAGCCGGTGGCGTGCGCCGCACCCTGGATGTCGACGGCCTCGACGCGGCCGGACGAGCCCGCGCGATGATCGATCTGGCGGTGGTGAGCGTCCTGCTCGACGCGGGGGCCGGGCCCGACTGGCGCTATCGCGAGGACGGCCGAGAGTTCGGCCGCTCCGAGGGGCTGGGCGTCGCCAGTTGGCACGCGTTCACCGCGGGGGTCTTCTCCTCGGACCCGGCCCGGCCGCTGCAGGCCGACGCGGCAGGTCTGATCGGGCTGGATGCCGACGCGTTGGCCACCGCGATGCAGGTGGGCCCGACCAATCCGCTGGTCGGCTTCGACGGCCGCGTCGACGTGCTGCGCCGACTCGGAGCCGCCCTGGCCGACCAACCAGGAGCATTCGGTGAGCCCGGACGCCCCGGCGGACTGTACGACCTGTTGATCACCGATGCGGCGGCGCCGACGATCGCCGCGCACGACATCCTGACCATCTTGCTGGCCACACTGTCGCGAATCTGGCCCGCCGACAACACCATCGACGGTGAACCGCTCGGGGACTGTTGGCGGCACAGCGCGGTCCCGGGTCCCGAGGCGACCGCCGGCTGGATGCCCTTCCACAAACTCTCCCAGTGGCTGGCCTACTCGCTGCTGGAACCGTTCGAATGGTCCGGGGTCGAGGTGACCGGTATCGACGCGCTGACCGGACTGCCCGAGTACCGCAACGGTGGCCTGTTGCTGGACACCGGTGTGCTGATGCTGCGCGACCCGGACTGGGCATCGCAGACCTGGACACCGGCCGATGAGTTGGTGGTCGAATGGCGGGCCCTGACCGTGGCGCTGCTCGACGAGGTGGCCGACCTGGTGCGCGCCCGGCTCGGACTCGGGGCGGACCGGCTGCCGCTGGCGTGCGTGTTGGAGGGCGGCACCTGGGCCGCCGGCCGCGAGCTGGCGCAGCGGTTGCGCGGCGGGCTGCCACCGTTGACCGTCAGCAGTGACGGCACCGTCTTCTGA
- a CDS encoding catalase yields the protein MTIGPNGPILLQDHYLIEQMANFNRERIPERQPHAKGGGAFGHFEVTGDVSAYTKAAFLQPGVKTETLARFSTVAGERGSPDTWRDPRGFAVKFYTQDGNFDLVGNNTPVFFIRDPLKFQHFIRSQKRRAANNLRDHDMQWDFWTLSPESAHQVTWLMGDRGIPRTWRHMNGYSSHTYSWINAAGEIFWVKYHFKSDQGIEFYTQDEGDEMAGKDGDAHQRDLFDAIERGEFPSWTLKMQIMPFEDAKDYRFNPFDLTKVWPHSDYPLIDVGKLTLNRNVTDYHTEMEQAAFEPNNAVPGTGLSPDKMLLARDFAYADAHRHRLGVNYKQIPVNSPKTEVHSYSKDGAMRVTNVTDPVYAPNSYSGPAADPARTAEPLWHADGDMVRAAYSLHAEDDDWGQAGTLVRDVLDDAARDRLVSNIAGHLSDGVSEPVLQRAFEYWRNVDKDLGDRVEAAVK from the coding sequence ATGACCATCGGTCCGAACGGACCGATCCTGCTCCAGGACCACTACCTGATCGAGCAGATGGCCAACTTCAACCGAGAACGCATCCCGGAGCGCCAACCCCATGCCAAGGGCGGTGGTGCGTTCGGCCACTTCGAGGTCACAGGAGATGTCAGCGCCTACACCAAGGCCGCGTTCCTGCAACCCGGTGTGAAGACCGAGACGCTGGCCCGGTTCTCGACCGTCGCGGGCGAGCGCGGCAGCCCGGACACCTGGCGCGACCCCCGCGGGTTCGCCGTGAAGTTCTACACCCAAGACGGCAACTTCGACTTGGTCGGCAACAACACCCCGGTGTTCTTCATCCGCGACCCACTCAAGTTCCAGCACTTCATCCGGTCCCAGAAGCGGCGCGCCGCCAACAACCTGCGCGACCACGACATGCAGTGGGACTTCTGGACCCTGTCGCCGGAATCCGCGCATCAGGTGACCTGGCTGATGGGCGACCGCGGCATCCCGCGCACCTGGCGACACATGAACGGATACTCCAGCCACACGTACAGCTGGATCAACGCCGCGGGAGAGATCTTCTGGGTCAAGTACCACTTCAAGTCCGATCAGGGCATCGAGTTCTACACCCAGGACGAGGGCGACGAGATGGCCGGCAAGGACGGCGATGCCCACCAGCGCGACCTCTTCGACGCGATCGAGCGCGGCGAGTTCCCCAGCTGGACTCTCAAGATGCAGATCATGCCGTTCGAGGACGCCAAGGACTATCGGTTCAACCCGTTCGACCTGACCAAGGTGTGGCCACATTCCGACTATCCCCTGATCGACGTCGGCAAGCTGACCCTGAACCGCAACGTCACCGACTACCACACGGAGATGGAGCAGGCGGCCTTCGAACCCAACAACGCGGTGCCCGGCACCGGACTGAGCCCGGACAAGATGCTGCTGGCGCGGGACTTCGCCTATGCCGATGCCCACCGGCACCGGCTGGGAGTGAACTACAAGCAGATCCCGGTGAACTCGCCGAAGACCGAGGTGCACAGCTATTCCAAGGATGGCGCGATGCGGGTCACGAACGTCACCGACCCGGTGTATGCGCCGAACTCCTACAGCGGTCCGGCGGCCGATCCGGCCCGCACGGCCGAACCGCTCTGGCATGCCGACGGCGATATGGTGCGCGCCGCATACAGCCTGCACGCCGAGGACGACGACTGGGGTCAGGCCGGGACGCTCGTGCGCGATGTGCTCGATGACGCGGCACGCGATCGTCTGGTGTCCAACATCGCCGGGCATCTGTCCGACGGGGTGTCCGAGCCGGTGCTGCAACGCGCGTTCGAGTACTGGCGCAATGTCGACAAGGATCTCGGCGACCGCGTGGAGGCGGCCGTCAAGTAG
- the guaB gene encoding IMP dehydrogenase: MSIAESSVPLALPVPTGGDDPTKIAMLGLTFDDVLLLPAASDVVPANVDTSSQLTKRIRLRVPLVSSAMDTVTESRMAIAMARAGGMGVLHRNLSIAEQAGQVETVKRSEAGMVTDPVTCSPENTLAEVDAMCARFRISGLPVVDSAGALVGIITNRDMRFEVDQSKPVSEVMTKAPLITAHAGVSAEAALGLLRRHKIEKLPIVDGNGKLTGLITVKDFVKTEQFPLSTKDSDGRLLVGAAVGIGDDAWTRAMTLADAGVDVLIVDTAHAHNRLVLDMVSRLKAAVGERVDVVGGNVATRAAAAALCDAGADAVKVGVGPGSICTTRVVAGVGAPQITAILEAVAACSRKGVPVIADGGLQYSGDIAKALAAGASTAMLGSLLAGTAEAPGELILVNGKQFKSYRGMGSLGAMQTRGPQKSFSKDRYFQDDVLSEDKLVPEGIEGRVPFRGPLSTVIHQLTGGLRAAMGYTGSDTIEHLQQAQFVQITAAGLKESHPHDITMTVEAPNYYAR, encoded by the coding sequence ATGTCGATCGCTGAAAGCAGCGTCCCGCTCGCCTTACCGGTCCCTACCGGCGGCGACGATCCGACCAAGATCGCGATGCTGGGCCTCACCTTCGATGACGTACTGCTGTTGCCGGCCGCATCCGATGTCGTGCCCGCCAACGTCGACACGTCCAGCCAGCTCACCAAGCGCATCCGGTTGCGGGTGCCGCTGGTCAGCTCGGCCATGGACACCGTCACCGAATCGCGGATGGCCATCGCGATGGCGCGGGCCGGCGGTATGGGCGTGCTGCACCGCAACCTGTCGATCGCCGAACAAGCCGGGCAGGTCGAGACCGTCAAGCGGTCCGAGGCAGGAATGGTCACCGACCCCGTGACGTGCTCCCCGGAGAACACTCTCGCCGAGGTCGACGCCATGTGCGCCCGCTTCCGCATCTCCGGTTTGCCCGTGGTCGATTCCGCAGGTGCACTCGTCGGGATCATCACCAACCGAGACATGCGGTTCGAGGTGGACCAGTCCAAGCCGGTGTCGGAGGTGATGACCAAGGCGCCGCTGATCACCGCCCACGCCGGGGTCTCGGCCGAGGCCGCGCTGGGCCTGCTGCGCAGGCACAAGATCGAGAAGCTGCCGATCGTCGACGGCAACGGCAAGCTGACCGGACTGATCACCGTCAAGGATTTCGTCAAGACCGAGCAGTTCCCGCTCTCGACCAAGGACAGCGACGGGCGGTTGCTCGTCGGTGCGGCCGTCGGCATCGGTGACGATGCCTGGACGCGCGCCATGACGCTGGCCGACGCCGGTGTCGACGTGCTGATCGTCGACACCGCGCACGCGCACAACCGGCTGGTGCTCGACATGGTGAGCCGGCTCAAGGCCGCCGTCGGTGAGCGTGTCGACGTGGTCGGCGGCAACGTCGCGACCCGGGCCGCCGCCGCCGCGCTGTGCGATGCGGGCGCCGACGCGGTCAAGGTCGGTGTCGGCCCCGGCTCGATCTGCACGACGCGCGTCGTGGCCGGCGTCGGTGCACCCCAGATCACCGCCATTCTGGAAGCTGTCGCCGCCTGCTCCCGCAAGGGTGTGCCCGTCATCGCCGACGGTGGCCTGCAGTACTCCGGTGACATCGCCAAGGCGCTTGCCGCGGGGGCCTCCACCGCGATGCTGGGCTCGCTGCTGGCAGGCACCGCCGAGGCCCCCGGTGAGCTGATCCTGGTCAACGGCAAGCAGTTCAAGAGCTACCGCGGGATGGGCTCGCTGGGCGCCATGCAGACCCGTGGACCGCAGAAGAGCTTCTCCAAGGACCGCTACTTCCAGGACGACGTGCTCTCCGAGGACAAGCTCGTTCCCGAGGGCATCGAGGGCCGGGTGCCGTTCCGTGGGCCGCTGTCCACGGTGATCCATCAGCTGACCGGCGGGTTGCGGGCCGCCATGGGGTACACGGGATCGGACACCATCGAGCATCTCCAGCAGGCGCAGTTCGTGCAGATCACCGCGGCGGGGCTCAAAGAGAGCCACCCGCACGACATCACGATGACTGTCGAAGCCCCGAACTACTACGCCAGATAA
- a CDS encoding GMC family oxidoreductase — MKPDYDVLIIGSGFGGSVSALRLTEKGYRVGVLEAGRRFADEDFAKTSWNLRKFLWAPQFGMYGIQRIHLLRNVMILAGAGVGGGSLNYANTLYVPPAPFFNDPQWKDITDWQSELMPHYDQAKRMLGVVTNPTFTDADRIMKEVAEDMGVGDTFVPTPVGVFFGENGEKTPGKTVPDPYFGGVGPARTGCIECGECMTGCRHGAKNTLLKNYLGLAERAGAQVHPLTSVREFSQRPDGVWEVHTVRTGGKLRRRKKTFTANHLILAAGTYGTQKLLFRMRDKGKLPRLSDRLGVLTRTNSESIVGAGRLTVGEDLDLTHGVAITSSIHPTADTHVEPCRYGKGSNAMGLLQTLMTDGTGPEGTDVPRWKQLLETARNDRRGTLRLLNPRKWSERTMIALVMQHLDNSITTFSRKTWFGYRMLDSKQGHGLPNPTWIPAGNEVTRRIAEKIDGVAGGTWGELFNIPLTAHFLGGAAIGDSPEHGVIDPYHRVYNYPTLYVTDGAAISANLGVNPSLSITAQAERAASLWPNKGEDDLRPAQGEPYQRLDPIEPVKPVVPVEAPAGLRRLPIEPVSKLSPSA; from the coding sequence ATGAAGCCTGACTATGACGTCTTGATCATCGGTTCGGGATTCGGCGGCAGCGTCAGCGCGCTGCGCCTCACCGAAAAGGGCTATCGGGTCGGGGTACTCGAAGCCGGCCGACGATTCGCCGATGAGGACTTCGCGAAGACCTCCTGGAACCTGCGTAAGTTCCTCTGGGCGCCGCAGTTCGGCATGTACGGCATCCAGCGCATCCACCTGCTGCGCAACGTCATGATCCTGGCGGGTGCGGGTGTCGGCGGCGGATCGCTGAACTACGCCAATACGCTCTATGTCCCGCCGGCGCCGTTCTTCAACGACCCGCAGTGGAAGGACATCACCGACTGGCAGTCGGAGTTGATGCCGCATTACGACCAGGCCAAGCGCATGCTCGGCGTGGTCACCAACCCCACCTTCACCGACGCCGACCGGATCATGAAGGAGGTCGCCGAGGACATGGGCGTCGGGGACACCTTCGTACCCACGCCGGTCGGGGTGTTCTTCGGCGAGAACGGTGAGAAGACACCCGGCAAGACCGTGCCCGACCCGTACTTCGGCGGGGTCGGCCCGGCCCGCACCGGCTGCATCGAGTGCGGCGAGTGCATGACGGGCTGCCGGCACGGCGCCAAGAACACCCTGCTCAAGAACTATCTCGGGTTGGCCGAGCGGGCGGGCGCGCAGGTGCATCCCCTCACCTCGGTGCGCGAATTCTCCCAGCGCCCCGACGGCGTCTGGGAGGTGCACACCGTGCGCACCGGGGGCAAGTTGCGCCGGCGGAAGAAGACCTTCACCGCCAACCACCTTATCCTTGCGGCGGGCACCTACGGCACCCAGAAGCTGTTGTTCCGGATGCGCGACAAGGGGAAGCTGCCTCGCTTGTCCGATCGGCTCGGCGTGCTCACCCGTACCAACTCCGAGTCCATCGTCGGCGCCGGACGACTCACCGTCGGTGAAGATCTCGACCTCACCCATGGCGTGGCGATCACCTCGTCGATCCATCCGACCGCCGACACGCACGTCGAACCCTGCCGGTACGGCAAGGGCTCGAATGCGATGGGTCTGTTGCAGACGCTGATGACAGATGGCACCGGGCCCGAGGGCACCGATGTGCCGCGGTGGAAGCAGCTGCTGGAAACCGCGCGTAACGACCGTCGCGGCACGCTGCGCCTGCTCAACCCGCGTAAGTGGAGTGAGCGCACGATGATCGCGCTGGTCATGCAGCATCTGGACAACTCGATCACCACCTTCAGCCGCAAGACCTGGTTCGGCTACCGCATGCTCGACAGCAAGCAGGGCCACGGTCTGCCCAACCCGACCTGGATTCCCGCGGGCAACGAGGTGACCCGACGGATCGCCGAGAAGATCGACGGGGTTGCCGGTGGCACCTGGGGCGAGCTGTTCAACATCCCGCTGACCGCGCACTTCCTCGGCGGCGCGGCGATCGGCGACAGCCCCGAGCACGGCGTCATCGACCCCTACCACCGGGTGTACAACTATCCGACGCTCTACGTCACCGACGGTGCGGCGATCTCGGCGAACCTGGGAGTCAATCCGTCGTTGTCGATCACCGCGCAGGCCGAACGGGCTGCTTCGCTGTGGCCCAACAAGGGCGAGGACGACTTGCGGCCAGCCCAGGGTGAGCCCTATCAGCGGCTGGACCCCATCGAGCCGGTCAAGCCCGTCGTCCCGGTCGAGGCGCCCGCCGGACTGCGACGGCTGCCCATCGAACCGGTGTCCAAGCTGTCACCTTCGGCATAG
- a CDS encoding GTP cyclohydrolase II: protein MVFCEGVDVGTDRTGARHIRLTSHSGGPLAPPVRWGAPTAAERGPIVGTTGNRAHRNVIGTHSGSYGVYRALAVAAGALSPQHRADLTNTAPTDVIGPYPQWQNPEAIVSLDPWGAAVADVFADQLAADHDIRPTIAVTKAHVMLPEVAEAMQKGRLVPDGTVLLDGGAAVVTKVAVEPVWYLPGVAARFGCTEAALRRALFEETGGMYPELVTRGDLEVFLPPIGGQTVYIFGDPRHLADPTVELTARVHDECNGSDVFGSDICTCRPYLTHAIEECIAGTQRGGVGLVAYSRKEGRALGEVTKFLVYNARKRQEGGDTADQYFARTECVAGVQDMRFQELMPDVLHWLGITRIHRLVSMSNMKYDAITGSGISVGERVNIPDDLIPADARVEIDAKMAAGYFTPGPVPDADDLKRTIGRGLV, encoded by the coding sequence ATGGTGTTCTGCGAAGGAGTCGACGTGGGAACGGATCGCACCGGCGCGCGCCACATCCGATTGACATCTCACAGCGGCGGACCGCTGGCGCCACCCGTCAGGTGGGGGGCACCCACGGCCGCCGAACGCGGACCGATCGTCGGCACCACAGGCAACCGTGCGCACCGCAATGTCATCGGTACCCACAGCGGTTCCTATGGTGTCTACCGGGCACTGGCCGTGGCTGCCGGGGCGTTGTCCCCGCAGCATCGCGCCGACCTCACCAACACCGCGCCGACCGATGTCATCGGCCCCTATCCGCAGTGGCAGAACCCCGAGGCGATCGTCAGCCTCGATCCCTGGGGTGCGGCAGTGGCCGACGTGTTCGCCGACCAACTGGCCGCCGACCACGACATCCGGCCGACCATCGCGGTCACCAAGGCTCACGTGATGCTGCCCGAGGTCGCCGAGGCGATGCAGAAGGGCAGGCTTGTCCCGGACGGAACGGTGCTGCTCGACGGTGGTGCCGCGGTGGTGACGAAGGTCGCCGTCGAGCCGGTCTGGTATCTGCCGGGAGTCGCGGCCCGATTCGGGTGCACCGAGGCCGCGCTGCGGCGCGCGTTGTTCGAGGAGACCGGCGGGATGTATCCCGAACTGGTCACCCGCGGCGATCTGGAGGTGTTCCTGCCCCCGATCGGCGGGCAGACGGTCTACATATTCGGTGACCCGCGACATCTCGCCGATCCGACGGTCGAGCTCACCGCGCGGGTGCACGACGAATGCAACGGCTCCGACGTGTTCGGCTCCGATATCTGCACCTGCCGGCCCTACCTCACGCACGCCATTGAGGAGTGCATCGCGGGAACGCAGCGCGGCGGCGTCGGGTTGGTGGCCTACTCGCGCAAGGAGGGCCGTGCCCTCGGTGAGGTCACCAAATTCCTGGTCTACAACGCGCGCAAACGTCAGGAGGGCGGCGATACCGCAGACCAGTACTTCGCGCGTACCGAATGCGTTGCGGGCGTGCAAGATATGCGATTCCAGGAGCTCATGCCCGATGTCCTGCACTGGCTGGGCATCACCCGCATCCACCGCCTGGTCTCGATGAGCAACATGAAATACGACGCGATCACCGGATCAGGGATCAGCGTGGGGGAGCGGGTCAACATTCCCGACGACCTGATCCCGGCCGACGCCCGCGTCGAGATCGACGCCAAGATGGCCGCCGGTTACTTCACCCCTGGCCCGGTGCCCGATGCCGACGACCTGAAGAGGACGATCGGTCGGGGGCTGGTGTGA
- a CDS encoding anti-sigma-D factor RsdA — protein MPDFGRWTANGGDPSLNDINRADRFLDALAGEQPVYSTDRGDAELAALLSGWRDEVRQVPMDHVVSPSQATAALVDATNRPRGRNRFGLAVVGSAAAAVLCLGGFGTAVFAAGPGDGLYGIRTMIFGEERATRDDAVVLAAQTELAQVQQLVDRGQWDQAQDKLAALSSTVQSVGPVEQKQDLIEQWNALTYKVVAQDPAATLPPPGEPMPVLPPSPLTLLPVPVIEETLTVTTTPGPEVLATTTTSETTTVTTSETSPSGTSATETSPATTSPVEGSTSEPATTAATTTAPTTTAPATTAPTTTAATTSAPSSSSAPSTTAPTTTTVAPTTSTRTTVTTTSTTVAPPATSAAPEPQQEAPATTAPAATTEVEQSTSAVVTTTTTVPVGEGE, from the coding sequence ATGCCTGATTTCGGTCGCTGGACCGCCAACGGCGGTGACCCCTCGCTCAACGACATCAACCGCGCCGACCGGTTCCTGGACGCGCTCGCCGGCGAGCAACCGGTGTATTCCACCGACCGCGGTGACGCCGAACTGGCCGCTCTGTTGTCCGGCTGGCGCGACGAGGTCCGGCAGGTGCCGATGGACCATGTCGTGTCACCGTCGCAGGCGACCGCCGCGCTGGTCGATGCCACCAACCGGCCGAGGGGCCGGAATCGCTTCGGGTTGGCCGTGGTGGGCTCCGCCGCCGCCGCGGTGCTCTGTCTCGGCGGCTTCGGCACCGCGGTGTTCGCCGCCGGCCCCGGTGACGGACTGTATGGCATCCGCACCATGATCTTCGGTGAAGAGCGCGCCACCCGCGACGATGCCGTGGTGCTGGCCGCCCAGACCGAGTTAGCGCAGGTGCAGCAGCTCGTCGACAGAGGCCAGTGGGATCAGGCCCAGGACAAGCTTGCCGCGCTGTCATCGACGGTGCAGAGCGTCGGCCCGGTCGAACAGAAGCAGGATCTGATCGAGCAGTGGAATGCCTTGACCTACAAGGTCGTTGCGCAGGACCCGGCCGCCACGCTGCCACCGCCAGGTGAGCCGATGCCGGTCCTGCCGCCGTCGCCGCTGACCCTGTTGCCGGTACCGGTGATCGAGGAGACCCTCACCGTGACGACCACTCCGGGTCCTGAGGTGCTGGCCACGACCACCACCTCCGAAACGACCACCGTGACAACCTCCGAGACCAGCCCGTCCGGTACCAGTGCCACCGAGACGAGCCCGGCCACGACGAGTCCGGTCGAGGGGAGCACGTCCGAGCCGGCCACCACCGCGGCGACGACGACTGCACCGACGACGACTGCGCCTGCCACGACTGCTCCGACGACTACTGCCGCGACCACCAGCGCACCATCGTCGTCCTCTGCGCCGTCGACGACTGCACCAACAACGACCACGGTGGCACCGACCACCAGCACGCGGACGACGGTTACCACCACCAGCACCACGGTGGCGCCGCCGGCGACGAGCGCCGCACCCGAGCCGCAGCAGGAGGCGCCGGCGACAACGGCACCGGCGGCCACCACGGAAGTCGAGCAGTCAACCTCGGCGGTAGTGACGACCACCACAACGGTGCCGGTCGGCGAGGGCGAATAA